From a single Sinomonas atrocyanea genomic region:
- a CDS encoding NADPH-dependent FMN reductase: MAYTVGYFIGSLSQKSINRTLSKALIRLAPDSLAFEEIPIRDLPLYNRDLDANYPPEARALKEAIERVDAVLFVTPEYNRDMPGSLKNAIDWASRPWGTNSFNHKPSAVIGASPGKIGTALAQQSLRAVLSFCNSPQMSAPEAYIQFLPGVFSDDGEVGDAGTEEFLRHYMEEFALFVERVLTVLPRA, encoded by the coding sequence CACCGTCGGCTACTTCATCGGCAGCCTGTCCCAGAAGTCGATCAACCGCACGCTGTCCAAGGCGCTCATCCGCCTGGCCCCCGACTCTCTCGCCTTCGAGGAGATCCCCATCAGGGACCTCCCGCTCTACAACCGGGACCTCGACGCCAACTACCCGCCCGAGGCCCGCGCCCTCAAGGAGGCGATCGAGCGCGTGGACGCCGTCCTGTTCGTCACGCCCGAGTACAACCGGGACATGCCGGGCTCGCTGAAGAACGCCATCGACTGGGCCTCCCGCCCCTGGGGCACCAATTCGTTCAACCACAAGCCCTCAGCCGTCATCGGCGCGTCGCCGGGCAAGATCGGGACGGCCCTCGCCCAGCAGAGCCTGCGGGCCGTCCTCTCGTTCTGCAACTCGCCGCAGATGAGCGCCCCGGAGGCGTACATCCAGTTCCTGCCCGGCGTGTTCAGCGACGACGGCGAGGTGGGCGACGCGGGCACGGAGGAGTTCCTGCGCCACTACATGGAAGAGTTCGCGCTGTTCGTCGAGCGGGTCCTCACCGTGCTGCCCCGGGCCTGA